In one window of Ruminococcus hominis DNA:
- a CDS encoding amidohydrolase family protein, whose amino-acid sequence MAWVQELCPKSEFYGDAYDQFGLFGRDSKTVMAHCVHSDENEIRRMKENGVFIAHCPESNTNLSSGVAPIRQYLEEGMHVGLGSDVAAGSTENMFVAMRYAVQASKLRWRLKDKKLTQLTMAEVFYMATKGGGEFFGKVGSFEAGYEMDAVVLDDKRLIYPQEMNVEQRLERMIYLADEREVYAKYVAGEKVAD is encoded by the coding sequence ATTGCATGGGTACAGGAATTATGTCCAAAATCAGAATTTTATGGAGATGCATATGATCAGTTTGGGCTGTTTGGAAGAGACAGCAAGACGGTTATGGCTCATTGTGTACATTCAGATGAAAATGAGATCAGGAGGATGAAGGAAAATGGTGTGTTTATCGCACATTGTCCGGAATCTAATACGAATTTATCATCAGGAGTTGCACCTATCAGACAATATTTGGAAGAAGGAATGCATGTAGGATTAGGAAGTGATGTAGCTGCCGGATCTACGGAAAATATGTTTGTAGCTATGAGGTATGCAGTTCAGGCGTCAAAGTTGCGTTGGAGATTGAAAGATAAAAAATTGACTCAATTAACTATGGCTGAAGTATTTTATATGGCTACAAAAGGAGGCGGAGAATTTTTTGGTAAAGTGGGAAGCTTCGAAGCAGGGTATGAAATGGATGCAGTAGTGCTCGATGATAAACGATTGATTTATCCACAGGAGATGAATGTGGAACAGCGTTTAGAACGAATGATTTATTTGGCGGATGAACGAGAAGTTTATGCTAAATATGTAGCAGGAGAAAAAGTAGCTGATTAA
- a CDS encoding MFS transporter, whose protein sequence is MFQLLLLIIYLSFISLGLPDALLGAAWPSMYRELHVSISYAGAISMIIAFGTIISSLQSDRLTRKLGTGKVTAISVAMTAVALFGFSTSHSFVALCLWAIPYGLGAGSVDASLNNYVALHYESKHMSWLHCMWGIGAAAGPYIMGYVLTNGRSWNSGYRVISVLQIVLTMILIFSLPLWKNRPEIIDDNGQEVSAKALSLREVIRIPGAKEIMVCFFCYCALEQTAGLWASSYLSLYKGVSAETAATFASMFYIGITVGRALSGFVTMKLNDVQMIRLGQVLIAVGILIMFLPFGQTLSLVGLIVIGLGCAPIYPCIIHSTPTHFGADKSQAIIGIQMASAYVGTLLMPPVFGLIANHITVALLPVYLFIILILMFVMHEALTKKTKE, encoded by the coding sequence ATGTTTCAACTATTATTACTTATCATTTACTTATCATTTATTAGTTTGGGATTGCCGGATGCGTTGCTTGGAGCAGCGTGGCCATCCATGTATCGGGAATTACACGTGTCGATATCATATGCAGGTGCAATTTCGATGATCATTGCATTTGGAACCATTATTTCCAGTTTGCAGAGTGATCGACTGACGAGAAAATTAGGAACGGGAAAGGTAACTGCAATCAGCGTAGCGATGACGGCGGTCGCGTTATTTGGATTCTCCACCAGTCATTCTTTTGTGGCATTATGTTTGTGGGCGATTCCTTACGGACTCGGTGCGGGAAGCGTAGATGCTTCTCTGAATAATTATGTGGCATTACATTATGAGAGCAAGCACATGAGCTGGCTGCATTGTATGTGGGGAATCGGTGCAGCAGCAGGACCATACATTATGGGATATGTCCTGACAAACGGAAGAAGTTGGAATAGTGGATATCGTGTGATATCTGTATTGCAGATCGTACTTACAATGATTTTGATCTTCAGTCTGCCTCTGTGGAAGAATCGACCAGAGATTATAGATGACAATGGACAAGAAGTCTCAGCAAAAGCCTTATCTTTAAGAGAAGTTATCCGAATACCGGGAGCAAAAGAAATCATGGTATGCTTTTTCTGTTACTGTGCATTGGAACAGACCGCGGGATTGTGGGCAAGCAGTTATCTGTCATTATATAAGGGTGTATCTGCAGAAACAGCAGCAACATTTGCAAGCATGTTTTACATAGGCATTACCGTTGGACGTGCGCTAAGTGGATTTGTTACAATGAAATTAAATGATGTTCAGATGATTCGGTTAGGACAAGTGCTGATTGCGGTCGGAATCTTGATTATGTTCTTACCATTTGGTCAGACATTGTCATTGGTTGGCTTGATAGTGATCGGACTTGGATGTGCACCAATCTATCCATGTATAATCCACTCTACGCCAACGCATTTTGGTGCAGATAAATCACAGGCAATTATCGGGATACAGATGGCAAGTGCGTATGTGGGAACATTGTTGATGCCACCTGTTTTTGGGTTGATTGCAAATCATATCACGGTTGCGTTATTGCCGGTGTACTTATTTATTATTTTGATTTTGATGTTTGTGATGCATGAGGCGTTGACGAAGAAAACAAAGGAATAG
- a CDS encoding NCS2 family permease: MKIEILAGITTFITIAYILILNPQILADPYVIMGDAVMAGKISNGVFIGTCIGAFIGTTLCALYAKVPFAQAPGMGLNAFFAYTVVLAMGYTYNQALVIVFISGIFFIVITAVGLREAIIRSIPDAVKMAITPGIGLFITIIGLKNSGLVVGNSATLVSMVDFAQWRSEGGDVSLICGALVALIGLIVIGVLNARNVKGSIIIGILVATVAGIPLGVTQLSSFDMNLGAKFSDFAEVSLFKMDFAGLFAGDNIVSTFFTVVMLVLSFSLVNMFDSIGTLMGAARQSGMIDENGEILHMKEALMSDAISTAAGAMVGTSTVTTVVESSAGIAAGGRTGMTSLVTAVMFLASIIFAPIVSIVPGQATAPALIFVGILMLSNIKEVDFSEMSNALPAFCTVVFMPFTYSIANGVAVGLITYCFMKLFTGKAREIKALTWIISIIFILRYAFMTLG, encoded by the coding sequence ATGAAAATTGAAATTTTAGCGGGAATAACAACATTTATTACAATCGCTTATATTCTCATTCTGAATCCACAGATTTTAGCAGACCCATATGTAATTATGGGAGATGCTGTTATGGCAGGAAAGATTTCCAATGGTGTATTTATTGGTACTTGTATTGGTGCATTCATTGGAACAACATTATGTGCTCTGTATGCAAAGGTTCCGTTTGCACAAGCTCCGGGAATGGGACTGAATGCGTTTTTTGCTTATACCGTTGTATTAGCTATGGGATATACCTATAATCAGGCATTAGTAATTGTATTCATATCGGGTATTTTCTTTATTGTTATTACAGCAGTTGGACTTAGAGAAGCAATCATCCGTTCAATTCCGGATGCTGTAAAAATGGCGATAACGCCAGGAATTGGTTTATTTATTACGATTATCGGTTTGAAAAATTCTGGATTAGTTGTAGGAAATTCAGCAACACTTGTAAGTATGGTAGATTTTGCACAGTGGAGAAGTGAAGGTGGAGATGTTTCATTAATTTGTGGAGCACTTGTTGCACTGATCGGTCTGATTGTAATTGGTGTATTAAATGCACGAAATGTAAAAGGTTCTATTATCATTGGTATTTTAGTGGCAACTGTAGCAGGAATTCCTTTGGGAGTTACACAGTTATCTTCTTTTGATATGAATTTGGGCGCAAAATTCAGTGATTTTGCAGAAGTATCATTATTTAAAATGGACTTTGCAGGTTTATTTGCAGGGGACAATATAGTAAGCACATTCTTTACAGTAGTAATGCTTGTACTTAGTTTTTCTTTAGTTAATATGTTTGATTCTATAGGAACTCTGATGGGTGCTGCAAGACAGTCTGGTATGATTGATGAGAATGGAGAAATCCTTCACATGAAAGAAGCATTGATGTCAGATGCGATTTCAACAGCAGCAGGTGCAATGGTTGGTACATCTACAGTTACAACAGTAGTAGAATCCAGTGCAGGTATTGCCGCAGGTGGAAGAACAGGTATGACAAGCTTAGTAACAGCAGTAATGTTTCTTGCTTCAATCATATTTGCACCAATAGTAAGTATCGTACCGGGTCAGGCAACAGCTCCAGCTCTGATTTTTGTAGGTATTCTGATGCTTAGTAATATTAAAGAAGTTGATTTCAGTGAAATGTCAAATGCATTGCCAGCATTCTGTACAGTTGTATTTATGCCATTTACATATTCTATTGCAAATGGTGTAGCAGTTGGATTGATCACATATTGCTTTATGAAACTGTTTACAGGTAAAGCTCGTGAAATCAAAGCTTTGACATGGATTATTTCAATTATATTTATCTTACGTTATGCCTTTATGACATTGGGATAA
- a CDS encoding MFS transporter has translation MNHKVSLREKIAFALGDVGCNFIWTVVGSFLTLYYTDSVGISAAVVGTIMLITRILDGVSDLGMGVIIDHTHTRWGKARPWVLITAPLMGIGLILTFSVPNWLSENGKIAYAVVTYILLAVIIFTACNLAYSTLTALITGRQDDRTSMTSIRYILVYAVMILISYTTMPLVEDFGWTGMSVIFGIAGMICLLITFFGTKERNIENKKNTDDNISIAKSFILLLKNKYFIVITILFVVNFINMGLTGGVGIYFARDFLGNSALYGTMTFANYIPIMIGLFAFPGLAGKFGKWKCMLVGYILEAAGYLIILLAPTSFPMVLLGLAVRGIGHVPNSAGIYAMVADVADYGEWKNGIRNEGLTFSATSFGTKIGTGIGSAVVGWGLALGNYVGGATVQSASALESIKALYTYIPLAVTLVGIIAILNGNIDKIYPTIEKDLLERRKSKE, from the coding sequence ATGAATCATAAAGTTTCACTTAGGGAAAAAATCGCATTCGCACTCGGTGATGTAGGCTGCAATTTTATATGGACCGTAGTAGGATCATTTCTAACTCTGTATTATACCGACAGCGTAGGAATCAGCGCCGCTGTAGTAGGTACAATCATGCTGATTACAAGAATTCTTGATGGCGTATCTGATCTGGGTATGGGTGTTATCATTGACCATACACATACACGATGGGGAAAGGCCCGGCCATGGGTTCTCATTACAGCACCGCTCATGGGTATTGGACTTATCCTGACTTTTTCAGTTCCCAACTGGCTTTCCGAAAATGGGAAAATCGCCTACGCTGTGGTCACTTACATCCTGCTTGCAGTAATTATCTTTACTGCATGTAATCTGGCTTATTCAACATTAACCGCGCTGATTACAGGAAGGCAGGATGACCGCACAAGTATGACGTCAATCCGTTATATCCTTGTTTATGCTGTCATGATCCTTATTTCATACACTACCATGCCTTTAGTAGAAGATTTTGGATGGACCGGAATGTCTGTTATATTCGGCATTGCGGGAATGATATGCCTTCTTATCACATTTTTTGGAACAAAGGAAAGGAATATTGAGAACAAAAAGAATACGGATGACAATATCAGCATTGCGAAATCATTCATACTCCTTCTCAAAAACAAGTATTTTATCGTAATAACAATTCTTTTTGTGGTAAACTTTATTAATATGGGCTTGACTGGAGGCGTTGGCATATATTTTGCAAGAGATTTTCTGGGAAATTCCGCTCTGTACGGAACCATGACATTTGCAAACTACATACCGATCATGATTGGGCTTTTTGCCTTCCCTGGACTTGCCGGAAAATTTGGAAAATGGAAATGTATGTTAGTTGGGTACATTCTTGAAGCCGCAGGCTATCTTATCATTTTGCTCGCTCCTACAAGTTTTCCAATGGTACTTCTTGGACTTGCAGTCAGAGGAATAGGTCATGTTCCCAACTCTGCGGGTATATATGCAATGGTTGCTGATGTTGCGGACTACGGCGAATGGAAAAATGGTATTCGAAATGAAGGTTTAACTTTCAGCGCTACAAGCTTCGGCACGAAAATCGGAACAGGTATTGGTTCAGCGGTTGTAGGATGGGGACTGGCACTCGGTAATTATGTTGGTGGTGCCACTGTACAAAGTGCAAGTGCCCTTGAATCTATTAAAGCACTTTATACATATATTCCACTCGCAGTAACACTGGTTGGAATCATCGCTATCTTAAACGGAAACATTGATAAAATCTATCCAACGATTGAAAAAGATCTTCTGGAACGCCGTAAATCAAAAGAATAA
- a CDS encoding beta-galactosidase — MDKTLLFGAAYYPEYLPGERMDEDIDMMMSAGMNVVRIAESTWSTLEPEEGIFNFSYIDRVIEKTEAAGMMVIIGTPTYAVPPWLVKKDPDILVDTKDGRARYGYRQLINLLNHTYRNHAEKMLRKLAAHTADKKNVIGYQIDNEAKHHGNMGKEIQKLFLDYLKQKFITTDRFNDTFGLAYWSNSISSWDDLPDLKGCINGGLMSEFEKFQRSMAADFLKWQADIISDYKRSDQFITNNLGFSWKKFGAPIAHDGYSYGVQRSINFYEASQSLTLAASDIYHPTQDQLTGAEISFGGDVTRSLKDNNYLVMECQAQAFKYWTPYPDQLKLHAFSHLASGALGILYWNWHSIHCGYETYWKGLLSHDLKPNPPYYEACEIGKSWKKLSRKLCGLKKSNKVALIVDNHSMTAFEWFPIDKDLTYNDVVRWMYDSLYEMNIECDVVDINALDISKYKVIITPALYCITEEKLKILNDFVKDGGVLISSFKSFITDEYVKVFSDTQPHHLQECFGINCNQYTYPGTIRILGHPVKYLAELLIPDKAESLAEYEHKYWGNYSGITRHNYGNGVAYYIGCYTDKSVLKDIYKKAFADASIPVSELTWPVTIKNAISADNTQLHFILHYSSEEREFTCPYESAADLISEITYQKGDAIRLKDWDVLILEEKTLPEQ; from the coding sequence ATGGACAAAACACTGCTGTTCGGCGCAGCTTATTATCCAGAATATCTTCCTGGTGAAAGAATGGACGAAGATATCGACATGATGATGTCGGCGGGAATGAATGTAGTTCGTATTGCCGAATCCACATGGAGCACCCTTGAGCCGGAGGAAGGGATTTTCAATTTCTCCTATATCGACCGTGTTATTGAGAAAACAGAGGCAGCCGGAATGATGGTCATTATCGGAACCCCCACCTATGCCGTACCGCCATGGCTTGTTAAAAAAGATCCGGACATTCTCGTAGATACAAAAGATGGAAGAGCGCGCTATGGATACCGACAGCTGATCAATCTGCTAAATCACACCTATCGCAATCATGCTGAGAAAATGCTCCGTAAACTAGCGGCACATACAGCAGATAAAAAAAATGTAATAGGTTACCAGATTGATAATGAGGCAAAACACCACGGTAATATGGGCAAAGAAATCCAAAAGCTGTTTCTCGATTATCTGAAACAAAAATTCATTACTACAGACCGCTTTAATGATACGTTCGGTCTCGCTTACTGGAGCAATTCTATCTCCAGTTGGGATGATCTTCCGGATTTGAAAGGATGTATCAACGGTGGATTAATGTCAGAATTTGAAAAATTCCAACGCTCTATGGCAGCGGATTTTCTGAAATGGCAGGCTGATATTATCAGTGATTATAAACGTTCCGATCAGTTTATTACAAATAACTTGGGTTTTTCATGGAAAAAATTCGGAGCCCCTATAGCCCATGACGGATACTCATACGGAGTACAACGAAGTATTAATTTTTACGAGGCCTCACAGTCCCTCACACTTGCAGCATCGGATATCTATCATCCGACGCAGGACCAGCTGACCGGTGCTGAAATATCATTTGGAGGAGACGTTACAAGAAGCCTGAAGGACAACAACTATCTTGTGATGGAGTGCCAGGCACAGGCGTTTAAATATTGGACTCCATATCCTGATCAGCTTAAGCTTCATGCCTTCAGCCATCTGGCATCCGGAGCACTTGGAATCCTGTATTGGAACTGGCATTCTATCCATTGCGGATACGAGACATACTGGAAAGGACTTCTAAGCCATGACCTCAAGCCTAATCCCCCTTACTATGAAGCATGTGAGATTGGGAAGTCATGGAAAAAACTCAGCAGAAAGCTGTGTGGACTGAAAAAATCAAACAAAGTTGCTCTCATAGTAGATAATCATTCTATGACCGCATTTGAATGGTTTCCCATTGATAAAGATCTCACCTATAACGATGTGGTTCGCTGGATGTATGACAGCCTTTATGAAATGAACATAGAGTGTGATGTGGTCGATATCAATGCACTTGATATCTCCAAATATAAAGTTATCATTACACCGGCACTGTACTGTATCACAGAAGAAAAATTGAAAATTTTGAATGACTTTGTAAAAGACGGCGGTGTCCTCATAAGTTCGTTTAAATCATTTATAACAGATGAATATGTCAAAGTCTTTTCTGATACCCAACCTCATCACCTTCAGGAATGTTTTGGTATTAACTGCAATCAATATACATATCCGGGAACAATCAGAATTCTTGGACATCCGGTAAAGTATCTGGCTGAATTGCTGATACCAGATAAAGCAGAAAGTCTCGCGGAGTATGAACACAAATACTGGGGAAACTATTCCGGAATAACACGCCATAACTACGGAAACGGGGTAGCATATTATATAGGCTGCTACACGGATAAAAGCGTTCTCAAGGATATTTATAAAAAGGCCTTTGCAGATGCTTCCATCCCTGTATCGGAACTTACATGGCCAGTGACAATCAAAAATGCAATATCCGCAGATAATACTCAGCTTCATTTCATTCTCCATTACAGTAGTGAGGAACGGGAATTTACATGCCCATATGAATCCGCTGCAGATCTTATAAGCGAAATCACTTACCAAAAGGGAGATGCAATCAGGCTGAAAGACTGGGATGTCTTGATCCTGGAAGAAAAGACACTTCCGGAACAATAG
- a CDS encoding AraC family transcriptional regulator — translation MNDCYLLHYVSKQLRTIIRQYTLEGEITEKFTYCDQMKDEFGEMEIYNLFISEKKRPVSPVLLSSGYKLTYAFIPTKSYDCIVGPVRIYQQNLNIKTAEREEDTGKTDASLPVDQSFLEDQILLIYNLYRDHPIDCEILYIEEQQNVASDNKVKRYFFDLMFQNRENEKRHNPYDQEMRVVRSIEHGDIERLKRSITEDYKGEIGTLAKDPMRQVKNLALVILTLASRAAIRGGVVSETAYSLFDSYSIQIEESQKREEVIQLFRAAEFEYAYMVRELKRKKERMQYPGRNPHIIKCKAYVSAHLNEKISIGSIADALQLNASYLSGLFKKCENMSLTEYIRGEKIRQAESFLMYSEYSYSEIAAYLGFSSQSHLGRYFKKEVNMTMKQFRAAYGVKKTID, via the coding sequence TTGAATGATTGTTATCTTTTACACTATGTAAGCAAACAGCTGAGAACCATCATACGTCAGTATACTTTAGAAGGAGAGATTACAGAAAAATTTACATATTGTGATCAGATGAAGGACGAATTCGGGGAGATGGAAATTTATAATTTATTTATTTCTGAAAAAAAGCGTCCGGTATCTCCGGTACTTTTGTCAAGCGGATATAAATTGACCTATGCGTTTATACCGACAAAAAGTTATGACTGTATTGTTGGTCCTGTCAGAATTTATCAGCAGAATCTGAATATTAAAACTGCCGAAAGGGAGGAGGATACAGGGAAGACAGATGCGTCCCTGCCGGTAGATCAAAGTTTCTTAGAGGACCAGATTCTGCTTATTTATAACCTCTATCGCGATCATCCTATTGACTGCGAAATTTTGTATATTGAGGAACAGCAAAATGTTGCATCGGACAATAAGGTGAAGCGGTATTTTTTTGATCTGATGTTTCAAAACCGTGAAAATGAGAAAAGACATAATCCTTATGATCAGGAAATGAGAGTGGTTCGCAGCATTGAACATGGTGATATCGAAAGATTGAAGCGGAGTATTACGGAGGACTATAAAGGAGAGATCGGAACTCTTGCAAAAGACCCCATGCGTCAGGTGAAAAATCTGGCTCTTGTAATACTTACGCTTGCCAGTCGCGCCGCAATCAGAGGAGGAGTTGTGTCGGAGACGGCATATTCTCTGTTTGACTCTTACAGTATCCAGATTGAGGAAAGCCAAAAAAGGGAGGAGGTAATCCAGCTTTTTCGAGCGGCGGAATTCGAATATGCCTATATGGTGAGGGAACTCAAGAGGAAAAAAGAACGCATGCAATATCCTGGCAGAAATCCGCATATCATTAAATGCAAAGCTTATGTCTCGGCGCATCTTAATGAAAAAATAAGTATTGGCAGCATCGCAGATGCTCTCCAATTAAATGCCAGTTATCTGTCAGGGCTTTTTAAAAAATGTGAAAATATGTCTCTTACAGAATATATCCGTGGCGAAAAAATACGGCAGGCAGAAAGTTTTTTGATGTATTCTGAGTATTCTTACAGTGAGATTGCCGCTTATCTGGGATTTTCGTCTCAGAGTCATCTTGGGAGATATTTTAAGAAGGAAGTCAATATGACAATGAAACAGTTTCGGGCGGCTTATGGAGTAAAAAAGACAATAGACTGA
- a CDS encoding amidohydrolase family protein, translating into MNEKTDLRALRGQIVYSESSNKLKICENGYLVYKANKIEGVYSILPEEYEGILVEDYGDRIIVPGFVDLHVHAPQYAFRGLGMNMKRLPAKNLWRDCMGTGIMSKIRILWRCI; encoded by the coding sequence ATGAATGAAAAAACAGATCTTAGAGCTTTAAGGGGGCAGATTGTATATTCTGAATCCTCTAACAAATTAAAGATTTGCGAAAATGGATATCTTGTATATAAAGCAAATAAAATTGAGGGAGTGTATTCGATACTTCCGGAAGAATACGAAGGAATACTGGTAGAGGATTATGGAGACAGAATCATCGTTCCTGGATTTGTAGATTTGCATGTACATGCACCACAATATGCTTTTCGTGGATTAGGTATGAACATGAAACGATTACCGGCGAAGAATTTATGGAGAGATTGCATGGGTACAGGAATTATGTCCAAAATCAGAATTTTATGGAGATGCATATGA